The sequence TGTGCTGATGAGTGATTCAAGATATTAAGACGTTCGTCTTCTCTAATATTTACCATAATAACCTCCTCTATAAAAAATAAAAAACGTAAATCCATCCAAAAGGACGAATTTACGCGGTACCACCTTTAATTCACAATTTAAATTGTGCACTTAAACTGTTAACGCCAGAATACGGGATTTTTTCTAAAATCCAACTCTGAGGTGGTAAATACGCATATTCTACGAGAAGTTTTCACCAACCACTTCACTCTCTAGTTCAAAACAACGTATTTTTGTCCTCTTCACTGTTTATATATTATTTATACATCAATAGTAAAAAAATATCAACTAAATTACAAAATTACCTTCACTAAATACGACAATTTCTTTATCATCGTGTGTCGTTCCTACAACACTCATATCCTCGCTACCAAACATAAAATCTTCATGATTTAATGAATCATTTGCATTATGGGCAAGTAATTCTTCATCAGTCATTTCAGTACCACCCTTAAGATTCATTGGGTAAGCACGGCCTAAGGCCATATGACATGATGCATTTTCATCAAAAAGCGTGTTATAGAATAAAATATTCAAGTCGGAAATTGGAGATTGATGCGAAATGAGTGCAATTTCTCCAATGTGACGGCTACCTTCATCCGTATTTAAAAGTTGTTCTAGTGTCTCACGTTCTTGTTTTGCATCAAACTCAACAACTTTTCCGTCAACAAATTTCAGCCAGAATTCATCGATAAGCTTACCATTATAGTTTAATGGTTTAGTACTATAGACAATTCCATTTACGTTAAGGCGATCTGGCATGGTGAATGATTCCTCAGTTGGCATATTCGGATTAAATGTATAGCCACGTTCTGAAACTTCTTCTCCGCCAGCCCATACATGATTATCAACCAATCCAACGACAATATCGGTACCCTTAGCATTTTTGAAATGTAATGATTTAAAATTGTAATCGTTTAAAATTTGATTTTGATGTGATAGTTTTGCATTATGTTTTTCCCAAGCTGCAACTGGATCATCATTTTCATTAATACGTACGGCATAAAGAATAGCTTCTAACAGTTTTTCATACGCTTCTTCAACCTCAAGATCCGGGAAAACAACATGTGCCCATTCTTTAGTTGGAAGTGACACTAAAGACCACTGTCCTCGGTTCGCCATCGTATACTCTCGCATGCGCTTTAAAGCTTGTCCTTGTGCTTTAGCTTGTGCAGCCAGTTTATCACCGTCTACATCAGCCATTAGCCCTGGTGATGGCGCGTAGATAGAGAGACGGCATAAATCTTCATCTAAATAACTATCGTATTCGTCAATAAGCCATTGAGGAATATCGGTAAGTGTTTCAATATCTTGATTTTGAACATGCATTTTCGCTATATGATCATCACCAAATTTGATAACAACTTTTTTTGCACCTGCAGCATAAGCTTCCTCTACAATCAAACGAGCAAATTCATAGTGCTCCGCTTTGACATTAACTAAAACTGTTTGTCCTTTTTGTACATTAACACCTGAACAAACCGCAAGTTTAGCATATTTTTTTAATAAATCATTCATTATCTGTGACCTTCTTTCGAGTAACACAACATCGCCGCACCTATTACACCAGGTTCATCCAACTTCGCTTCAACAAATTGAGTATCTCTCATTTGTTCATGAACGAGTTCCTGATAGTAACCGATCATACGGTCCCAATATAAGTTTTTTGATTTCGTAACACCACCACCAATTACAAAAATATGTGGATTACATACATGCGCAATTGAAGAGAGCATCATTGCGAAATCGTAAGACATTTCATCAATAAGTTGAATCGCCTGTTCATTTTCTTGTTCCATAAGGGTGAAAATTTCTTCTGCAGACTGAATTTTTGGATCAATCAATTCTTGAGCTTTACGAACTAATGCCGAACCACTTGCTTCATTTTCAACCGCACCCGCATTTAAAGTATTAATGTCCGAACGTCGAACACGTTCACGATCTATCACGATATTACCGACTTCACCCGCATACCCCTTGTGACCAGAAAGCACTTGTCCATTAAATACAAGTGCCCCCCCAATACCCGTAGAATGCGTTAAATAATACACAACGTTGTTGCCTTTACCTGCACCGACTAGTGCTTCAGCAAGACCTGCAACGTTTGCATCATTATCCATATAGATTGGTAAATCTATATGTTTTTTAAGATAATCGATTACCGGATACTCCGTAAACCCTTTCATGTTAGTAGATAAGGTTACGCACCCAAGTTCTGTGTTAACTGGACCAGGTAAACCCAGTCCAATTCCAACACATTCGTCAAATTGTTTTAAGTTTTTTATCATCGAAATGATGTTATCTAAAACAACTTCTGGTCCCTCAAGTGCGTATGATTCGCTCTTAACTTGCTCATGAATCTTTCCATCTTCATCAATAACAGCCACACGTACATTCGTACCGCCTAAATCAACTCCGATATATTTATTCATAACAATCTCCTTATTTTATTTCAATAATTTTCATTGTATTTGTATTACCGGTACCTGTTGGGTATCCAGCAGCAATAATAACTTTTTTACCTGGTTCGATTCCGAAGTTTTTAGCAATTGTATTTGCAATTTCATCATCGTTTGTCATTTCATTTCGGATATCTGAAACAACTGGTTTAACACCCCATACGATTTCGAGGCGATTTTGTACTTCTTTAGTGAAAGTAACAGCAATCACAGGAACGTTAGGACGGTATTTTGAGATACGTTTAGCAGTTGAGCCGCTTTGAGTAAATGCAATTACCGCAGCAACATCATCAAGGTTTAATGCTGTTTCAGCAATTGAAATCCCGATTGAATCTTGAATTGTTCGTTTTGATGATTTAATTGAATGACGTAAACGATCACGGTAAGGAATAATTTCTTCCATAGCAATCGCAATTTCTGCCATTGTACGAACCGCTTCAACTGGGTATGCCCCAACAGCAGATTCACCTGAAAGCATAATTGCATCAGTACCGTCTAAAATTGCATTGGCAACATCACTAGCTTCAGCGCGTGTAGGACGTGGGTTTTGTTGCATTGATTCAAGCATATGAGTTGCTGTAACTACAGGTTTACCCATTCTGTTTGCTGTTTTAATGATTTGTTTTTGGTAAATTGGAACTAAGTGTGTACTTACTTCAACACCTAAGTCTCCACGAGCAACCATAACTCCATCTGCTACTTCAAGAATGCTTTCGATGTTATCGAATCCTTCTTGGTTTTCAATCTTAACAATGATTTGGATATCTGGTTTACCAGCTGCTTCAATAACTTCGCGAATATCTAAAACGTCTTGTGCACGTCGAACAAATGATGCGGCAATATAGTCAATACCATTAACTGCACCAAATGTGATATCTGCACGATCTTTTTCAGAAAGGAATGGCATACTTAACACTACATTAGGTACGTTAACACCTTTACGTGTTTTAATAAGACCTGGATTATCGATACGACAAACGAGATCACCATCTTTTTTATCAATAACTGTAAGTTTCATTTTACCGTCATCAATAAGTAGGTAATCATCAACTTTAACATCTTCATAAACTTCTGGTACTAATAAAGTAAAACGTTCGTTATTTCCTAAATAATCTGCATCAAAACCTACACGAACAATATCGCCCTCTGCAAATTCAAGTGCACCATTTTCCATGTCGCCACAGCGAATTTCTGGACCTTTAGTATCTAAAAGAATCCCTAGGTTAATACCAATTCGATCACTTACTTCGCGAACGACTTTCATACGACGTAAATGATTTTCTTGAACATCGTGAGAGAAGTTAAAGCGAACGATATTCATTCCCTCATTTGCGAGTTTTTCAATCATCTCTGGTGATTCGGAAGCGGGTCCGATAGTACAAATAATCTTAGTTTTTTTCATTTCATGCATATTGTTTATCCTCCTATACCAATCTGTCATGTAATTCAAACAGCGCTCTACTTGATTTTTTAGGCATTTTCAATGCTTCATCAATATCGATTGCTACTATTTCTTCGTTTAAGATGCTGACGCATTTTCCGCCATCACCTGCGATAAGCAGTCTAACTGCCTTATCACCGAATTGTGTTGCTAAAATACGGTCACGTGCTGTCGGTGATCCACCACGTTGTATATGACCTAAAACAGTTGAACGGCCCGAAAAACCAGTATGTCTTGAAATCTTTTGCGCTAGAAGTTCTACATCAGTTATTTTTTCACTAATGATAACAATTGCATGTCGTTTTTTCTTCACTTCTTCAATTCTGCTTAAGCGTTCTAATACTTCTGATTCATCATATCCTGTTTCTTTTGTAATAATTACTTCCGCACCTGTAGTTAATCCAGCATAGAGGGCTAAATCACCACATCGATTTCCCATAACCTCTACAACTGAACAACGATGGTGTGAACTCGAAGTATCACGGAGTTTATCAACATTGAGAATAACTGTATTCAACGCTGTATCAAAACCAATCGTGTAATCAGTAGATGCAATATCATTGTCAATGGTACCTGGAATTCCGATACAGTTAATCCCCATCTCTGTAAGTGCCATCGCACCACGGTAACTTCCATCACCACCTATGACAACCAAACCTTCAATACCGTGTTTCTCTAAGTTCGCTACAGCTTTTTCGCGAACTTCAAGAAGCTTAAAGTCCTCAAGACGTGCACTCCCTAAAATTGTTCCACCTTGAATAATAATGTCACTAACATCACCACGACTTAGCTTTCGAATATTATCGTTTACTAAGCCTTCGTATCCGTCAAAAACACCAAACACTTCAAGTCCGGCTGAAATACCAGAACGGACAACGGCACGAATCGCTGCATTCATGCCCGGAGCATCACCACCTGAAGTTAATATGCCAATCTTCTTCATAATTCACCTCTCTTGTAATCATACCACTATTTTATTGCTATTTCTCTACAAAATGTTGATAAATTACTTGTTTCGTCTATTTTGTCCTACCATTTCATATGGGATTGTTAAAGCATGGATACGATCTACCAATCTTTTAGCTCGAATCTCATCAGAAGTTCCCTTATTATCGAGTTTGTATAGGTCAACAAGCATGTCAGGACTGTAATTACTTGTTATTATCGTCTTTTTTTTGTTTTCAAGTCGTTCATTTAGAATCGACAATAAGATTTCATCACGACTCCATGACGTGATTGGCTCCGCACCCAAATCATCCAAAACAAGCAATGGAACCTTTCTTAGCTTTCTTAACGTATATTCCATCTCGGTCGGATGTGTAAATAATTGCTTTAAATGGCTCATAAGTTTTGGTACATGAATAAACGCAACATTGCGACCACTCTTCGCAAAGTCGTTTGAAACACACGCACTTAAATAACTCTTTCCAATCCCTAAATTACCGTATAAATAGTATCCTGGTTTATCATTTTCAACAAAGTTAATCATATCTTCAAGAACGCCCAAATAATTAGGGTTCTCATTTTCAATTGATATTTTCGAAAATAATGCATCGTGCAAACTAAGTGGTAAATCAAAGATAACATACTGACTTAAATAAGCATTTTCTTCTGCAATCTCGCGAACAATTGGAAGTTCAAAAATTTGCTCAGATAATATCCCAGTTGATTGATCATAAATTAGGTCTACATATTGACCCAAACTTGGATCGTTTTCAAGTTCTTCAGCTGAGTATGATTCAGCTTTTCGCTTATTTAGAACCCAATTTTTGAATTGAAACGCATTCGCTTCAACAATCGAATCTGGACACTCAAATCGTTCCATGAAATCGATTATTTCTGGTAATATACGTAAACGTTCAAACGTTTCGACACGCTTTTGAACTTGCTCATCGGATAACTCAAATTTTAGATTACGTAAACTCATCTAGATCTCTCCTTTACTTAGCATCCCTTTTAATCGAGATTTTAGTTCATCAACATCTTTATCAATAGTAGTATCTGTGGAATAGGTTGGTGCTGCAACTTCAACCTTCGGTTTAGGTACACGCTTATTACTTGATGAATTTGGCGCCTCGCGTTCTTTAAGAGCATCCTCCAATGTTTTTACACCACGACGTTTCCATGATGATGCAACCTTTTCAACAAATCCTCTGTTTAAATTTTTGTCATTTGTTTCTAGAATATACTCTACAAGTACATTAATGACCTTATTATCAAAGCCGAAATTATGCTCTAAAGATTTTAACAGTTTGCGATCTGCATCAATAATATATGTATCCTCTTGTTTATATGCCAAGAAGCTAACAGGATCAAGTTCATATGGATCTGAAACACTTTCAACACTTTGCGTTCCGTGATTTTTTTCAATAAGATACTGAAATTTTTTCGAATCAAAATCACCCGTTTCAAAATTCGTAGAAGCCATTAATACTGATTTCATGTCCAAGTAGTTCAAATTATAAAAAGAGCCAAACACCCCTACTTTTTCACGAACAAGCTCGGTTCGAAATGCCAATGGATACATAACGTTACTTATCGACTTAAAGAAGCCCTCAACATCGAATTTATGCTTACGATCTGTGTCTGTACCTTCAATGCGTTTTGATGTATATGATTCTTCTAACGACTCATCCCAGGATGATAATCGAGATAAATCAAAACTTGCAGATATTTCATTATCCAATTCAACACAAATACTTTTACGATAGCGTGAACAAACCTCAATAAAAGCTTCGTTCCCTCGTACAATTGCATAGAGTCTTCCAAAGGTTGGATGTTGTAAGAAATCATGAGGACTAAGCGGTGGTGTCAATACAAGCGTTAAAACTCCTGTGTCATAGGTACGAATAAGTGCAAATCGCTCTAACTCTTTTCGATAATCGTTTAAATCCGATGTCCCAAGGTGCAACATATGAGTCAAAGTTTTAATTGTTACCTCCGACTCAAATTGACCAAACTCATAAAGTGTTAAATATAAACTTAATGCAGGATATGAAAAAAGAGGTTGATATAAGAGGATCAATGACTCCATTTGATCGGGTGCTATTTTAAAATCTACATTTGTTTTATATACGACTTCTTGCATCAATTGTATCCTCCTTTTTTTATTTTTTCAATTAACTTCTCAGTGTCCCGATTTAAGTCAACGATCGTACTATTATTACATAGAATATAGTCTGATTTTTCTTCTTTTATCTTTTCCGAATACTGACGATTCATTCTTCGATCAATATCTTCAGACTTCATACCACGATTTAATAACCTTTTAATCCGAGAATCATAATCAGCACTCACCATAATGATAAGGTCAAACAGATCCTCCATCTCTGACTCGAAAAGAAGCGGTACTTCGAAAAAAATCAATGTCTTTTTATCATCATGAATATTCTGGATAAATGCTCTTACTTCCGCAAAAACTTTTTCTTCAAGTCGTTCGAGTAATTTAGAATTTTTAAATAATATTCCAGACATAATTTGTCGATCCACCGTTTTATCAAGCCGAAGAATTTCAGGTCCCAATAATTCAATAATAAAATCATATAAAATGCCCTCTGGTTCGTAAAAAGAATGTGTCAAACGATCCATGTCATAAACTTCATAACCTAATTCAACTATATGATGACTTACACTCGACTTCCCGGCTCCAATTGTTCCAGTTATTCCAATTTTCATATCTGCACCTTCTGACATTTTTCACAAAATACAGTTGATCGACCCGATACAACAATTCGTTTCATAATCGAACCACAACGCGAACACGGATCGCCTGCTCTCCCATATGCATTAAGGTTAATTTGGAAACGACCCGATACATTAAGCGATGAAGTGTATGAACGCACAGTTGTTCCTCCGGCTTTGATTGCGTTACTAAGGACAACCTTCGTCGTCTCTACAAGTAAATCGCACTGTTTCATCGTTATTTTCGAACCCGTAGTGAGAGGATGAATTTGAGTTTCATAAAGAATTTCATCTGCATATATATTACCAATTCCTGCAATAATACTTTGATCCAATAATATTGTTTTCATAACACGGTTGGAATGATGAATTTTCTGATAGATGTATTCACCATTCAAATTTGTATCAAATGGCTCTAAACCTAGGTTTTTTGTTTCTAAATATTTTAGTGGCTCTTTGACGATAGCCATACGTGAGAATTTTCGTGTATCTAAATAGTGAATCGTGCCACCATCATAATTAATAACACAGTGCGTATGCTTCGATGGAGCTTTATCGTAATCGTAAAGATGAAACTTTCCTTCCATTCTTAAGTGAAGAATCCAATGCAATCCATTAGACATCTCAAACCAGAGGTATTTCCCGCGACGATGAAATGCCTGAAAGCTTGAGCCTACCAGACTCTCTAGTGGATATTCAGATTGATCTTCGAGTAATTTTGGATAAATAAAATCTATCGAATCAATATGTTTGTCTTTGAGAGACTTCTCAAGTGTTCGTATAATTGTCTCAACTTCTGGTAATTCTGGCATACTTAATACCAATCCTTACCTGTATCCACAGAAACGTTTAAATCAATTGGCCATGAGACAATGTGTTCCATAACTGATACCATCAAATCTTGAATGTATTCAAGTTCATCATCATAAACATCAAATACGAGCTCATCATGAACTTGTAAGATCATCGACGATCTATAGTTATTTGACGTCAATAATTCATCTGCTTTGATCATTGCTATTTTGATAATATCTGCAGCCGTACCTTGAATCGGCGCATTCATCGCTGCACGCTTTCCAAAATCTTTCACTGCACGATTCGCATCATAGATTTCAGGAATATAACGACGACGATTAAAAAGCGTCTTAACGTAACCATCACGCAAACAGTCTTCAACGACAGAATCCATATATTTTGTAATGTTAGGGTAAATTTCGTTATATCGTGTAATAAAATGACGTGCTTCTGGAATTGTTATATCCAACTGTTTTGAAAGTCCATACTCTGACATACCATAGACAATTCCAAAGTTAACACTTTTTGCTTGACGTCGCATAGTACTTGTTACATCTTCAACACCAAATATAGCTTTCGCTGTTTCAGAGTGGATATCATGACCTCCGTTAAATGCTTCCATCATACGTTTTTCATCTGCTAAATAAGAGAGTACACGGAGTTCAATTTGAGAATAATCAATTGACATTAAGGTACAGCCTTCGGACGCTACAAAGGCTTTCCGAATCATTCGTGTTTCTTCGTCACGAACCGAAATATTTTGTAAATTTGGATCACTTGACGATAATCGACCTGTTTGTGTTGCGTGTTGATTAAAAGAAGTATGAATTTTACCATCAGCATGAATATGCTTCGTTAAACCTACAGCATAAGTACTATAAAGTTTTTGATACTTTCGATATTCTAAAATTGGAGCTATGATTGCATGTTCTTCAATTAAGCCTTCAAGCACATCCACAGCAGTTGAACGTTTCTTTTTAGTAGGCAATTGGAGATGGTCAAATAATACCTCTGCAAGTTGTTTTGGCGAATTTAAATTGAATTCCATCCCTGCAAGTTCATAAACTTGATTGCTGAGTGTCTCGATTTTTTGATGTGTAACGCGTGCGATTTCATCTAGAACGCTTCGATCAACATTAATTCCTCTAAACTCACACTTCGATAGAATCGGAACTAAAGGCTTTTCAATCTCTTCATATACTGAATAAACTTCAATCTTATCTGCTTCAGATTTTAGTGTATTAAATTGGGTAAGTATTGCTTGAGTAAATGCTGCACCTTTTTCCATACCTTCATATTCATGAAACCATAAACCAAATTCATCTTTTAATCGTGCCATAGTCGTTATTGACGAGTTCACAATAAATGCAAGAAGTAATAAATCATCAAATTGATTCATTATTTCTATATCGTTTTCTAAACAAAATCGATAGAGTGACTTAGACGAGTCAACCACAATAGAAATATCCGATGAAATGAGCGCTCTAAAAGCCTCATTTCCAACCATTTCTCCAAATGTTAAATAAATATTCTCTTTACCATCGGAAAGGTAACACCCTTCTAGGTTTCCTTTTTTGTCAAGTTCCATTGAAATTGCAATCATCGACTTTTTCCAAGATAAATCCAAATCAATAAATTTGATTGTCTCTTTTTCAACCACTTCGACATCATAATTATCAGTAATGAGTGAATTCATATCATATTTACGATAGAAAGCATTTAATGACTCGTTTGGTATCTCATACTTGATGCTGGAAAGATCAATATCAAGTGGAACAGAGGTATGTATTTCAGCCAATTGATAAGACATCCTCGCTTGTTCTTCGAATTCGCGAATTTTTTCGCCCATTTTCCCTTTAATTTCTTCTTTATGCATATACAAATTGTCAAAAGTACCATACTGCCCAAGAAGTTTAAGTGCAGTTTTCTCACCGATTGATGGCACACCAGGAATATTATCACTCGCATCACCCATTAACGCTTTCATATCTACAATTTGTTTTGGTTCAATACCCATTTCATCCATTAAACTTTTTTTATCCATAAGGCGTAAATCCGTAAGACCTTTTTTCATAAGCAAAACATCAACATTATCATCAATAAGTTGCAACATGTCACGATCACTAGTTAAAATTTCAACTTTATAATCCGGATACATTTTTGACATTGTTCCGATAATATCGTCCGCCTCGTAACCACTTAGTTCAAACCGTTGAATTGGATACGCATCTAAAAATTCACGTACAAGCGCAAATTGAGACACCAATTCTTCATCAACCTCTTTACGAGTCCCTTTATATGCATCAAACATATCATGACGAAACGTTTTATCCTTTGTATCAAAAGCCACAAGTACATGTGTAGGATCAATGATTTCTATAGCTTTAGCAAGCATTGTTGAAAAGCCATATACAGCATTGGTGACAACTCCTGAACTGGACTTCATGTATCCCCTTGAAAGCGTTCCATAGTAAGCTCTAAAAAGCATTGAATTCCCGTCTATTAATAATAATTTATTCATGTTTTCCTACTTTCTAAATAAGTAAAACCCTTGGGATTACTTAGCAATCGTCTCAAGGGTTTCTAGATTAAGTCTCATTTTCGCGATGTAATCATAATTCGCTTCGATATCTTTATCTGATAGATTATAAAGATTGCTTAATTCAATTTGTGTTAAATTAAACTCTGTTTTTAATTGATTAAATAATTTTACGTATTCTTCAGGCATATTCTCTTCATATGCAATGAACTGAACGCCATCTTTCGCAATTCGTGCTCGAATCGCATTGAGCATCTCTTCATCTGGTAGAACACCGTATTTTGATAATGTCGCTGGATAAACACCGATATTATAGCTCTTTTGCCAGTTGCCAAAAGATGGTGTCATCGATACAAATTTAATTCCTTTTTCGGAATCACGTAAAAGTTGATATTGTGCTTGAAGACCTGTTAACTCTACTTCTAGTGTTTCAAATTGCTCTGTAAAATACGCCTCTTCATCTGGATAAGTCTGTACGAGCCAATCTTTGATTGTTCGCGCCATTGAAGTCATCGCTAAAGGATCCATCCATAAAAACGGATCTTTGTCATATTGATCAACTCCAGTAAAAGCATCCGACTCATAATATTCAGATTCAATTGCATGCGATTGTCCATCAACAACAACATTTGTGTATCGTTTAAATGGATATAACATGGATCGTTCCGATAAATCAATCATCTGTAATTTAGAGTTTTGAAGATCATCCAAGTAGAGTTGCCAATAAGGCTGTAATTCATTAATATAAAAAATTGTATCTGCTTTTTTTATAATTTCTTGAAAGTCATCTTTTACCGTTGCCTGTTGAGGTATTAAACCTGTGTCAATGCGCTGAACGTTAACACGTTCTCCCGCAAGACGTTCTACTAGGAACTGAATCGGATAATTCGTAACAATTACATTCCTACTTCTAGGAACACATCCTGACAACGTACCCAGTATGATAACCAACACTAGTAATTTACTCATCAATCGTTTCATACACAACCTCTTTTCACATTTTATTATACACTAATTTTCTTCAGGGATAACCCAATTATTCTTTCTCAAGTTGAATAATGCTCGTATTGAGAAGTACAATGGCATCGAAATCAAGATCCCTACAAAGCCAAATAAAACACTCGATGCGAAAAACGCAAATAAGGACCAGAGCGGTTCGATTTTATCACGCTTGGAGTAAACCATAGGAGAAACTACATAACCATCAACATTTGATAGAATAACCAATCCGATTGTAAGAATAATCACTCTCGGTAATGGTAACGTTAAAGCCGTTAGGATTCCCAATACATGCACGACGGTTGGACCAATATATGGAATTAACAATCCAAATGCTGTTAATACTCCGAGAACGAATGCATAATTATGTCCAACAGCTAAATAAAGCAAACTATACTCAATACATGTAATTGTCATAATCACAACGAGTGTCCCTAAATAGCGACTAACCGCATGATCAATAACAATGATTGAATTTCCAAGCTTTGGAGAGATATTATTCGCAATACGTAAAACGCTCCCCGTAAAATTTTCATAATCGAATACAAAATACATCCCGATAATAAACGAAAAAATACCCGTAGTGATTGTTGAAAAAATCTTTGATATAAACTGCGAAGCAGCTGCTGGTAGTGTTGGTATCTGACCCACAATCCCATTAAGCATTCCCATCACTTGTTTAAAAATATCATCTGCCCACGGAGAAGGATTATTATGATTAATTTCTTTATAGTAATTATAGAGTTGTTGAATTCCATCCATACTATTACCGATTAACTGCGAAATATCTGTATACAATGACGGTAAGATCGATGAAAAGAGCAGCACTATCAAAACCACAAATAATACAAGCGTAATTGGAACACTAATTGCTCTTTTAATATTATATTTTTCAAAAAACACCGCAATCGGTCTTACAATATATGCAAGCGCAAATCCAATAATAAATGGCAGCAGAATTCGCTTAGCTAATTCAAATGCATGTTGCCATACAGCCCATGTTTGCATCAATAAGAAAACACTTAATAAAAATAACATAAATGGAACAAGTTGTTTCCAACTGAAATGATCGTCAAAAAAATTTTGAATACGTTGAAAAATGTTCATTAGTTTGTTTCTCCCTCTATTTTTATTAACGCATATATAAATTCTGAACGCGTTGCATAATCATACGATGCATTAATTTATATAACGTCATAGCGATTGGTAGCAGAATTAAATTACCAATAATAACCCATAACGTTCGGGTACTTATAAAAGTAATTAAACTATATGACACCCCTTTTACTAGAGGTAACATGCCAAATATTAACATTTCTTTAATAAATAAACCAATAACGGCTAAGACTAAGAACTCGAAGGTTGAAGTACCAATATAACGGTCCCATACTCTCAAGATCGCTATCGTGATTGAATAACTGACAAAAAACATTGGAAACGAGCCAATATGGCATAAATCCATCCAGATTCCTAATAGAATTGCTTTAACTATCGATTCCGTTTGTGAATCATTTTGAGTCAATAACATGAGTCCTAAAAAATGAAGACTACTCACAAATGTTAAGGAACTTAAACCCAGTTGTGTAAAGAGTGCATTAAAAATTGAATCTAAAACCAAAAGAACTACAATATACAAGAAATGCATCCAGCGAATCATTCTCATGATTTCTTCACCACCGATACATATTTAATATTATTGTAATCAACAGAAGGCTTTACATAAACCAATACACCCACACTATCCGCAACATTTTTAACAGAATCCACTTTTCCAACAAATAAACCGCTTGGATAGACACTACTTATACTTGCCGTTGAAACAGGCATATCCGCAGCAATGGTCGATGTTGATTCAAGTAAAACAACTGAAAACAACTTTTTCTCGTGGTCGTAAGAATTCAAAATCCCTTGAACATAATTTCCTTTGGAAACCTCAATTTGTACCGTAGCATTTGAATTCTCATCATTCGCGATAAGAAGGGCTACTAAAGATTGATTTTTATCAAC is a genomic window of Erysipelothrix amsterdamensis containing:
- a CDS encoding aminopeptidase — its product is MNDLLKKYAKLAVCSGVNVQKGQTVLVNVKAEHYEFARLIVEEAYAAGAKKVVIKFGDDHIAKMHVQNQDIETLTDIPQWLIDEYDSYLDEDLCRLSIYAPSPGLMADVDGDKLAAQAKAQGQALKRMREYTMANRGQWSLVSLPTKEWAHVVFPDLEVEEAYEKLLEAILYAVRINENDDPVAAWEKHNAKLSHQNQILNDYNFKSLHFKNAKGTDIVVGLVDNHVWAGGEEVSERGYTFNPNMPTEESFTMPDRLNVNGIVYSTKPLNYNGKLIDEFWLKFVDGKVVEFDAKQERETLEQLLNTDEGSRHIGEIALISHQSPISDLNILFYNTLFDENASCHMALGRAYPMNLKGGTEMTDEELLAHNANDSLNHEDFMFGSEDMSVVGTTHDDKEIVVFSEGNFVI
- a CDS encoding ROK family protein — translated: MNKYIGVDLGGTNVRVAVIDEDGKIHEQVKSESYALEGPEVVLDNIISMIKNLKQFDECVGIGLGLPGPVNTELGCVTLSTNMKGFTEYPVIDYLKKHIDLPIYMDNDANVAGLAEALVGAGKGNNVVYYLTHSTGIGGALVFNGQVLSGHKGYAGEVGNIVIDRERVRRSDINTLNAGAVENEASGSALVRKAQELIDPKIQSAEEIFTLMEQENEQAIQLIDEMSYDFAMMLSSIAHVCNPHIFVIGGGVTKSKNLYWDRMIGYYQELVHEQMRDTQFVEAKLDEPGVIGAAMLCYSKEGHR
- the pyk gene encoding pyruvate kinase, with translation MHEMKKTKIICTIGPASESPEMIEKLANEGMNIVRFNFSHDVQENHLRRMKVVREVSDRIGINLGILLDTKGPEIRCGDMENGALEFAEGDIVRVGFDADYLGNNERFTLLVPEVYEDVKVDDYLLIDDGKMKLTVIDKKDGDLVCRIDNPGLIKTRKGVNVPNVVLSMPFLSEKDRADITFGAVNGIDYIAASFVRRAQDVLDIREVIEAAGKPDIQIIVKIENQEGFDNIESILEVADGVMVARGDLGVEVSTHLVPIYQKQIIKTANRMGKPVVTATHMLESMQQNPRPTRAEASDVANAILDGTDAIMLSGESAVGAYPVEAVRTMAEIAIAMEEIIPYRDRLRHSIKSSKRTIQDSIGISIAETALNLDDVAAVIAFTQSGSTAKRISKYRPNVPVIAVTFTKEVQNRLEIVWGVKPVVSDIRNEMTNDDEIANTIAKNFGIEPGKKVIIAAGYPTGTGNTNTMKIIEIK
- the pfkA gene encoding 6-phosphofructokinase, encoding MKKIGILTSGGDAPGMNAAIRAVVRSGISAGLEVFGVFDGYEGLVNDNIRKLSRGDVSDIIIQGGTILGSARLEDFKLLEVREKAVANLEKHGIEGLVVIGGDGSYRGAMALTEMGINCIGIPGTIDNDIASTDYTIGFDTALNTVILNVDKLRDTSSSHHRCSVVEVMGNRCGDLALYAGLTTGAEVIITKETGYDESEVLERLSRIEEVKKKRHAIVIISEKITDVELLAQKISRHTGFSGRSTVLGHIQRGGSPTARDRILATQFGDKAVRLLIAGDGGKCVSILNEEIVAIDIDEALKMPKKSSRALFELHDRLV
- a CDS encoding ATP-binding protein gives rise to the protein MSLRNLKFELSDEQVQKRVETFERLRILPEIIDFMERFECPDSIVEANAFQFKNWVLNKRKAESYSAEELENDPSLGQYVDLIYDQSTGILSEQIFELPIVREIAEENAYLSQYVIFDLPLSLHDALFSKISIENENPNYLGVLEDMINFVENDKPGYYLYGNLGIGKSYLSACVSNDFAKSGRNVAFIHVPKLMSHLKQLFTHPTEMEYTLRKLRKVPLLVLDDLGAEPITSWSRDEILLSILNERLENKKKTIITSNYSPDMLVDLYKLDNKGTSDEIRAKRLVDRIHALTIPYEMVGQNRRNK